One genomic window of Helicobacter canis includes the following:
- the cmoA gene encoding carboxy-S-adenosyl-L-methionine synthase CmoA — protein MAKDRIFQSKKEQKFTFNDEVASVFDDMLARSIPYYKDTQQLCIDFLSTFARQGRIYDLGCSTGNTLLALREQVSGELIGLDSSQAMIDQATRKANAYNADICFMCADIMDFPYENAQGLIANYTLQFIRPPLRAKLLARLYNALESSGVLILSEKTISHSPHLDAQMISYYHQYKARNGYTKSEIAAKREALENVLVPYSLEENLALLKDAGFASVEVLFKWVNFATFIAVK, from the coding sequence ATGGCAAAAGATAGAATATTTCAAAGCAAAAAAGAGCAGAAATTCACATTCAACGATGAAGTTGCAAGCGTGTTTGATGATATGCTTGCTCGATCGATCCCCTACTACAAAGACACGCAACAGCTGTGTATCGACTTTTTATCCACCTTCGCTAGGCAGGGCAGGATCTATGATCTAGGCTGCTCCACGGGCAACACCCTACTAGCCCTAAGAGAGCAAGTAAGCGGCGAGCTAATAGGGCTAGATAGCTCTCAAGCGATGATTGATCAAGCCACGCGCAAGGCAAACGCCTATAATGCGGATATTTGCTTTATGTGTGCGGATATTATGGACTTCCCTTACGAAAATGCGCAAGGACTCATTGCCAATTACACCTTGCAGTTTATCCGCCCACCTCTGCGTGCCAAACTGCTTGCTAGGCTCTATAATGCCCTAGAATCCAGCGGCGTGCTGATCCTTAGTGAAAAGACCATAAGCCATAGTCCGCACCTAGATGCGCAAATGATCTCCTACTATCATCAATACAAAGCCCGCAATGGCTACACCAAAAGCGAGATCGCCGCTAAAAGAGAAGCCCTAGAAAATGTGCTTGTGCCATATAGCTTAGAAGAAAATCTTGCCCTGCTCAAAGATGCGGGGTTTGCTAGCGTGGAAGTGCTATTTAAGTGGGTCAATTTTGCGACATTTATCGCAGTCAAATAA
- the eno gene encoding phosphopyruvate hydratase: protein MIYIDNIYAQEVLDSRGNPTICASVFLSDGTSASAIVPSGASTGKREALELRDGDKKRFLGKGVLKACENVDTTISDALIGSSPFDQGLIDGILKDIDGTHNYANIGANAALGVSMAVARAAAKSLNIPLYRYLGGSNAITLPVPMLNIINGGSHADNTVDFQEYMIMPLGFDTFDEALRASAEVYQHLKQILHKSGHITSIGDEGGFAPNLTNNEEPIEVILRAIEAAGYKSGEQIAIALDVASSELVDEAGIYHLKGEGRKLDSSELVGYYEKLCAKYPIVSIEDGLSEDDWEGWKLLTQKLGDRIQLVGDDLFVTNHEILAQGIKGNIANAILIKPNQIGTVSETMQTVRLAQRYGYKCIMSHRSGESEDHFIADFAIALNTGEIKTGSTARSERMSKYNRLLAIQKDIANAQYLGRSLFDKNVL, encoded by the coding sequence ATGATTTACATCGATAATATTTATGCCCAAGAAGTGCTAGATTCTAGGGGGAATCCAACCATTTGCGCAAGTGTCTTTCTAAGCGATGGCACAAGTGCTAGTGCCATTGTGCCAAGTGGGGCTAGCACGGGTAAGAGAGAGGCTCTAGAGCTGCGTGATGGGGATAAAAAGCGATTTTTGGGTAAGGGTGTGCTAAAGGCGTGCGAAAATGTCGATACCACTATTTCAGACGCGCTCATCGGCTCTAGTCCTTTTGATCAAGGGCTAATTGATGGGATTTTGAAAGATATTGATGGCACGCATAATTATGCAAATATCGGTGCAAATGCTGCGCTTGGTGTCTCTATGGCAGTGGCAAGAGCGGCGGCAAAAAGCCTAAATATCCCTCTCTATCGCTATCTAGGTGGGAGCAATGCGATCACGCTCCCTGTGCCAATGCTTAATATCATTAACGGCGGTAGCCACGCGGATAACACGGTGGATTTCCAAGAATATATGATTATGCCTCTAGGCTTTGATACCTTTGATGAGGCTTTGCGTGCGAGTGCGGAGGTGTATCAGCATTTAAAGCAGATTCTACACAAATCTGGGCATATCACAAGTATCGGCGATGAGGGGGGCTTCGCGCCAAATCTCACAAACAATGAAGAGCCTATTGAAGTGATTTTGCGCGCGATTGAAGCAGCAGGCTATAAGAGTGGCGAGCAAATCGCTATCGCACTTGATGTAGCGAGCAGCGAGCTTGTCGATGAGGCTGGAATCTACCACCTAAAAGGCGAGGGGAGAAAACTGGATTCTAGTGAGCTTGTGGGATATTACGAGAAGCTTTGTGCGAAATACCCCATCGTCTCTATCGAAGACGGGCTAAGTGAAGATGATTGGGAGGGCTGGAAGCTGCTTACTCAAAAACTAGGAGATAGAATCCAGCTTGTGGGCGATGATTTGTTTGTAACCAATCACGAGATTTTAGCCCAAGGGATTAAGGGCAACATCGCCAATGCGATTTTGATTAAACCCAATCAAATCGGCACCGTGAGTGAGACAATGCAAACCGTGCGCCTTGCCCAAAGATACGGTTATAAGTGCATTATGAGCCACCGAAGCGGAGAGAGTGAAGATCACTTTATCGCGGATTTTGCTATCGCGCTTAATACAGGCGAGATTAAAACAGGCTCGACTGCTAGGAGTGAAAGAATGAGCAAGTATAATCGCTTGCTTGCTATCCAAAAAGACATCGCCAATGCGCAGTATCTAGGCAGATCACTCTTTGATAAAAATGTCTTATAA
- a CDS encoding triose-phosphate isomerase, translated as MQFMANFKCNHTAHSVQEYFTTLGALGFSQEFLRENELVFFPQALSLQASKDFAPFGEIGVQNAYPAYSGAFTGEIGVQALESMGVRTILIGHSERRVLLNESQEFIAEKFAFFARLGFFIVYCVGEPLSVRKQGEKAVQEYLQAQFAGIDVESTRVSVAYEPIWAIGTGRSASVQEIAQTHAFLRTLVQNPLLYGGSVNASNAKEILSIPNVNGVLVGSASLDAKSFYAITQSVLA; from the coding sequence ATGCAGTTTATGGCAAATTTTAAATGCAACCACACCGCGCACTCTGTGCAGGAGTATTTCACCACCTTAGGCGCACTAGGATTCTCGCAGGAGTTTTTGCGTGAGAATGAGCTAGTGTTTTTCCCACAGGCTCTAAGCCTTCAAGCTTCTAAAGACTTCGCGCCTTTTGGGGAGATCGGCGTGCAAAACGCCTATCCAGCGTATAGCGGGGCTTTCACAGGGGAGATCGGCGTGCAAGCTCTGGAGTCTATGGGGGTGCGCACGATACTTATCGGGCATAGTGAGCGGCGTGTTTTGCTTAATGAGTCCCAAGAGTTCATCGCAGAGAAGTTTGCGTTTTTCGCTAGGCTTGGATTTTTTATCGTGTATTGTGTGGGCGAGCCTTTGAGTGTGCGCAAGCAGGGAGAAAAAGCGGTGCAAGAGTATTTGCAAGCGCAGTTTGCAGGCATAGATGTAGAATCCACTCGCGTAAGCGTGGCGTATGAGCCTATCTGGGCGATTGGCACGGGTAGAAGTGCTAGTGTGCAAGAAATCGCCCAAACACACGCATTTTTACGCACCCTAGTCCAGAATCCACTTTTATACGGCGGCAGTGTGAATGCTAGCAATGCCAAAGAGATCCTATCAATCCCCAATGTCAATGGCGTGCTAGTAGGCAGCGCATCATTAGATGCAAAAAGCTTTTATGCTATCACGCAAAGTGTGCTTGCGTAG
- a CDS encoding RNA ligase, with protein sequence MRTLLLMRGLPASGKSSWLREHNLHPYALSPDCLRLMASAPIMLPTPNTLHASPTQKVDSSYIINQANDKRVWKMLFELLELRMARGDFTIIDATHTSLQALRAYESLAQSYRYRIFVLDFSDVSLEIVKKRNYARSLTASHKAVPESILESMAKRLQDSSALPSRYTLLKPESAFEHLCLKPIDLNAYTAIHHIGDIHGCIESVIEYLLYSFILEARTPPYRTKQQALDALRQSNFAKEICLQLFHPTSYYIFLGDYIDRGVGSGEVVALLLAIMEERNICLLEGNHERWLQKWGKEELGDNEFSTFSVKDLEQAGLSPKDTHRLYARLRQCAYYTFDNKQVLCTHGGLPTLPENLLFIGTRQLIYGSGDYEDMQSCARNFAKTTDSSTYQVFGHRNREKHGVRVYERSFALEGGVEFGGCLRACILRHSRLPVSLHTKAPAKHNLQSALSGDLLGLVLGDFCEIYLQNSKDSALAHRLNARHNARKIHSLVEKLRKSPLIKEKSFGPISSFNFTKEVFYHKKWSTLTCKARGLFIDTHAYKIVARSYDKFFNLYEREESSLESLQEHLSYPVQVYIKENGFLGIMSGVSAYCLESTFANADSMNCHATASTMSRNDSKKVDSSNAQNPHEQAKDSKISKETAPCFCDEQTSKAVQGGGTQAGLFREAQSSNATPESKLFITSKSDALSPYATIMRELIDSHLAHHARTIQSTKESLESTLATYLKDQNLSLVFEIIEPSKDPHIIAYSTPQVILLDAIYNTPNLAKLPYDELCALGARFGFKVKEQVGSIACWEEFMEFLRKHDQLPSDESPHAKDSRLLGSGAREDGFIEGFVLEDSAGFMLKIKLPYYQGWKHLRNLLESPSAKSRHNLIAKLKSPLAQEFAKWLESTSTEQSLIALREQFLKARKSSH encoded by the coding sequence ATGCGCACACTTCTTCTTATGCGTGGGCTTCCAGCCAGCGGCAAAAGCTCTTGGCTACGCGAGCATAATCTCCACCCCTACGCGCTAAGTCCAGATTGCTTGCGGCTTATGGCAAGTGCGCCGATTATGCTACCTACGCCAAACACCCTCCACGCTAGCCCCACGCAAAAAGTGGATTCTAGCTATATAATCAATCAGGCAAACGACAAGCGCGTATGGAAAATGCTCTTTGAGCTTTTAGAGCTAAGAATGGCTAGGGGAGACTTCACTATAATCGATGCCACACATACAAGCTTGCAAGCCTTGCGTGCGTATGAGAGCCTAGCCCAGAGCTATCGCTACCGCATTTTTGTGCTAGATTTTAGCGATGTGAGCCTAGAGATAGTCAAAAAGCGCAATTATGCAAGAAGCCTGACAGCTAGCCACAAAGCCGTGCCAGAATCTATCCTAGAATCTATGGCAAAAAGACTGCAAGACTCCTCTGCCCTTCCCTCGCGCTACACACTGCTAAAGCCAGAATCCGCTTTTGAGCATTTGTGCCTAAAGCCCATTGATTTAAACGCCTATACCGCTATCCACCACATAGGCGATATACACGGCTGCATTGAAAGTGTCATAGAATACTTGCTATATAGCTTTATCCTAGAAGCACGCACCCCACCCTATCGCACAAAGCAGCAAGCACTAGATGCCTTGCGCCAAAGCAACTTCGCCAAAGAAATCTGCCTACAACTCTTCCACCCCACTTCCTACTATATATTCCTAGGAGATTATATCGATAGGGGCGTGGGTAGCGGAGAGGTCGTGGCTCTGCTGCTAGCGATTATGGAAGAGCGCAATATCTGCCTACTTGAAGGCAATCACGAGCGATGGCTGCAAAAATGGGGCAAAGAGGAGCTAGGGGATAATGAATTTAGCACCTTTAGTGTGAAAGATTTAGAGCAAGCAGGACTTAGCCCCAAAGATACGCACCGCCTTTATGCCAGACTACGGCAATGCGCTTACTATACCTTTGATAATAAACAAGTGCTATGCACGCACGGAGGCTTACCCACCTTGCCGGAAAATCTCTTGTTCATTGGCACAAGGCAGCTTATCTATGGCAGTGGAGATTATGAAGATATGCAAAGCTGTGCGCGAAATTTTGCCAAAACGACAGACTCTAGCACTTATCAAGTCTTTGGTCATCGCAATAGAGAAAAGCACGGCGTGCGTGTCTATGAGCGCAGCTTCGCCCTAGAAGGAGGCGTGGAGTTTGGGGGGTGCTTGCGTGCGTGTATCTTGCGCCACTCTAGGCTACCTGTATCACTGCATACCAAAGCCCCAGCAAAGCACAATCTACAATCCGCGCTTAGCGGGGATCTACTAGGGCTTGTGCTAGGAGATTTTTGCGAAATTTACTTACAAAATAGCAAAGACTCTGCCCTAGCACACCGCCTAAATGCTAGGCACAATGCTAGGAAAATCCACAGCCTTGTAGAAAAGCTACGCAAAAGCCCCCTAATCAAAGAAAAAAGCTTTGGTCCCATCTCAAGCTTTAATTTCACAAAAGAAGTCTTTTATCACAAAAAGTGGAGCACGCTCACTTGCAAGGCACGCGGACTCTTTATCGACACGCACGCCTATAAAATCGTAGCGCGAAGCTATGATAAATTCTTCAACCTCTATGAGAGAGAAGAATCCTCGCTAGAATCTTTGCAAGAGCATCTCTCCTACCCTGTGCAAGTCTATATCAAAGAAAATGGCTTCCTAGGCATAATGAGTGGTGTTAGTGCTTATTGCCTAGAATCCACTTTTGCAAACGCGGATTCTATGAATTGCCACGCCACTGCTAGCACAATGTCTCGCAATGACAGCAAAAAAGTGGATTCTAGCAACGCCCAGAATCCACACGAGCAGGCAAAGGACTCTAAGATTTCTAAAGAAACTGCGCCTTGCTTTTGCGATGAGCAAACAAGCAAAGCGGTGCAAGGCGGGGGCACGCAAGCAGGTCTCTTTAGAGAAGCTCAATCCTCCAACGCAACGCCAGAAAGCAAGCTCTTCATCACTTCAAAATCCGATGCCCTAAGCCCCTATGCCACAATTATGCGCGAGCTTATTGATAGCCACCTAGCTCACCACGCACGCACGATCCAAAGCACCAAAGAGTCCCTAGAATCCACTCTTGCCACCTATCTAAAAGACCAGAATCTAAGCTTAGTGTTTGAGATAATAGAGCCTAGCAAAGACCCCCATATCATCGCTTATAGCACGCCGCAAGTCATCTTGCTTGATGCCATCTACAACACCCCAAATCTTGCCAAGCTACCTTATGATGAGCTCTGCGCACTAGGGGCTAGATTTGGCTTTAAGGTTAAAGAGCAAGTAGGCAGTATCGCGTGCTGGGAGGAGTTTATGGAGTTTTTGCGCAAGCACGATCAACTGCCTAGCGATGAGTCGCCACACGCAAAAGATTCTAGGCTTTTGGGCAGTGGGGCTAGGGAAGATGGCTTTATTGAGGGCTTTGTGCTAGAAGATAGCGCAGGCTTTATGCTTAAAATCAAGCTCCCATATTATCAAGGCTGGAAGCACTTGCGCAATCTCCTAGAATCCCCTAGCGCAAAATCGCGCCACAATCTTATCGCCAAGCTCAAAAGCCCACTTGCACAAGAGTTTGCCAAATGGCTAGAATCCACCTCCACAGAGCAATCGCTCATCGCCTTGCGAGAGCAGTTTCTCAAAGCACGCAAATCATCTCACTAG
- a CDS encoding shikimate kinase, translating to MKNLVLIGFMGCGKSTLAVELSKICGRFVLDSDKVIEQSSGISVKEFFARFGEETFRKKEGEFVSWVESSVRGAIIATGGGMPIYHDLKSMGKVVFLSISFEAICARLSQQDYDSRPLFANLSQAKELFLARQESYKAQADIILDATSQDLAQRVLEQCALLPKATLDKNL from the coding sequence ATGAAAAATCTCGTATTGATCGGCTTTATGGGCTGCGGGAAAAGCACGCTAGCTGTGGAGCTAAGCAAGATATGCGGGCGGTTTGTGCTAGATAGCGATAAGGTCATTGAGCAATCAAGTGGGATAAGTGTGAAAGAGTTTTTCGCACGCTTTGGGGAGGAGACATTCCGTAAGAAAGAGGGCGAGTTTGTATCGTGGGTAGAATCCAGTGTGCGTGGGGCGATCATCGCCACAGGCGGTGGTATGCCTATATATCACGATCTTAAGTCTATGGGGAAAGTGGTGTTTCTATCCATAAGTTTTGAAGCAATTTGTGCGCGTTTAAGCCAGCAGGATTATGACTCTCGACCACTTTTTGCCAATCTTTCTCAGGCAAAGGAGCTATTCCTAGCGCGACAGGAGAGCTACAAGGCTCAAGCAGATATTATCCTTGATGCCACAAGCCAAGATCTAGCCCAAAGGGTGTTGGAGCAATGTGCATTACTGCCTAAGGCGACACTTGACAAAAATTTGTGA
- the recA gene encoding recombinase RecA, whose product MAMDENKKKAIDLALKQIDKAFGKGALVRLGDKQVEKVDSIATGSLGLDMALGIGGVPKGRIIEIYGPESSGKTTLSLQIVAECQKNGGIAAFIDAEHALDVYYAKKLGVDTENLLVSQPDNGEQALEILETLTRSGAVDLVVIDSVAALTPKAEIDGDMGDQHVGLQARLMSHALRKITGALHKMNTTLIFINQIRMKIGMMGYGSPETTTGGNALKFYASVRIDIRRIASLKQNEQHIGNRVKAKVVKNKVAPPFREAEFDIMFGEGISKEGEIIDYGVKLDLIDKSGAWLSYKDQKLGQGRENAKLMLRENTALAQEITQKIKEQIGTSEEILPLPDEPESN is encoded by the coding sequence ATGGCGATGGACGAGAATAAAAAAAAGGCGATCGATCTAGCGTTAAAGCAGATTGATAAAGCCTTTGGCAAAGGTGCGCTTGTGCGGCTTGGGGATAAGCAGGTGGAAAAGGTGGATTCTATCGCGACAGGCTCGCTTGGGCTTGATATGGCTCTGGGGATTGGGGGTGTGCCAAAGGGGCGCATTATTGAAATCTATGGTCCAGAATCCAGCGGGAAAACGACCCTTTCACTACAAATTGTCGCAGAGTGCCAGAAAAATGGCGGAATCGCTGCCTTTATCGATGCCGAGCACGCGCTTGATGTGTATTATGCAAAAAAGCTTGGGGTCGATACAGAAAATCTCCTTGTCTCCCAGCCAGATAATGGCGAGCAGGCGTTAGAGATTTTAGAGACACTTACGAGAAGTGGGGCGGTGGATTTGGTCGTCATCGACTCTGTGGCAGCTCTCACGCCAAAGGCAGAGATCGATGGCGATATGGGCGATCAGCATGTGGGCTTGCAAGCACGCCTTATGAGCCACGCTTTGCGCAAAATTACAGGCGCATTGCACAAGATGAATACCACGCTAATATTTATCAATCAAATCCGTATGAAAATCGGTATGATGGGCTATGGCAGCCCAGAGACCACCACAGGTGGGAATGCGCTGAAGTTTTATGCAAGTGTGAGGATCGACATACGCCGCATAGCATCTCTTAAGCAAAATGAGCAGCATATCGGCAACCGCGTCAAAGCAAAAGTGGTGAAAAACAAAGTCGCCCCGCCATTTAGAGAAGCGGAGTTTGACATTATGTTTGGCGAGGGGATTAGCAAAGAGGGCGAGATCATCGACTATGGCGTGAAGCTTGATCTCATCGATAAAAGCGGTGCGTGGCTAAGCTATAAGGACCAAAAGCTAGGGCAAGGCAGGGAAAATGCCAAACTTATGCTTAGAGAAAACACCGCCCTAGCCCAAGAAATCACCCAAAAGATCAAAGAGCAAATCGGCACGAGTGAAGAGATCCTCCCGCTTCCAGATGAGCCAGAATCCAACTAA
- a CDS encoding Dam family site-specific DNA-(adenine-N6)-methyltransferase — MTKICESLSRFVPIQSPINYTGSKAKLLPQILPLFPRDMGSCVDLFCGGGSVGINVGIYKHCKNIIFNDKSKPLIEIFTLFLHTPFKVLLQEIESIIESYGLSNTADFGYKYYDCDSQEGLASYNKKGFERLKNDYNINKSPIKLFVLLIFSFNNQMRFNAKGAFNLPCGKRDFNTKMRAKLQHFVQELQRLEPKLLCCDFRDFDLDILDSKDFVYIDPPYLLALASYNENGGWMQQDECDLYVFMEKLDSIGVRFAFSNVLAHKGREHIVLKEWLKKTGFRVHKLEFHYKNCNYQTKRTESSEVLVTNY, encoded by the coding sequence TTGACAAAAATTTGTGAGAGTTTATCGCGCTTTGTGCCTATACAAAGTCCTATTAACTACACAGGCTCTAAGGCAAAGCTATTGCCGCAAATCTTGCCACTTTTCCCAAGAGATATGGGGAGTTGTGTGGATTTATTTTGTGGCGGTGGAAGTGTGGGGATAAATGTCGGCATTTATAAGCATTGTAAAAATATTATTTTCAATGACAAGTCTAAGCCTTTGATAGAAATTTTTACGCTTTTTTTACACACGCCTTTTAAGGTCTTATTGCAAGAGATAGAATCCATTATAGAATCTTATGGTTTATCAAACACTGCGGATTTCGGCTATAAATATTATGACTGCGATAGTCAAGAAGGGCTAGCAAGCTACAATAAAAAAGGCTTTGAGCGATTGAAAAATGACTACAATATAAACAAAAGTCCCATAAAGCTTTTTGTGTTACTTATATTTAGCTTCAATAATCAAATGCGTTTTAATGCTAAAGGCGCATTTAATCTACCTTGTGGAAAAAGGGATTTTAATACAAAAATGCGAGCAAAATTGCAGCATTTTGTGCAGGAGTTGCAGAGATTAGAACCTAAGCTTTTATGCTGTGATTTTAGGGATTTTGATTTAGATATTTTGGATTCTAAAGATTTTGTTTATATTGATCCGCCTTATCTTTTAGCCCTTGCAAGCTATAATGAAAATGGTGGCTGGATGCAACAAGATGAATGCGATTTATATGTCTTTATGGAAAAGCTGGATTCTATAGGGGTGCGCTTTGCGTTTTCTAATGTTTTAGCCCATAAAGGCAGAGAGCATATAGTATTAAAAGAATGGCTTAAAAAAACAGGTTTTAGAGTGCATAAGCTAGAATTTCACTATAAAAATTGCAATTACCAAACAAAAAGGACAGAATCTAGTGAGGTGCTAGTTACTAATTACTAA
- the lpxD gene encoding UDP-3-O-(3-hydroxymyristoyl)glucosamine N-acyltransferase, whose product MEPIYLSSIIDMLGITNPITRDFPIASLTPLEQGGSEDISYIDQPKYFALLSSSQVGAVLVRERDYLAHKELFPPHIQALFVPNPHLAFAKLSQCFAISEFANPLEPTLYDPSKPTDSQSAHIHPSAQIMQGVHIGDGVHIGARTCIMPGVVLSDGVHIGDDCKIYPNVVIYRQSIIGDRVNIHAGSVIGSDGFGYAHTDSGEHCKIEHNGIVEIGDDVEIGASVTIDRAVFGVTMIKRGSKIDNLVQIGHNCIIGENSLLVSQVGLAGSTTTGRNVIMGGQAGTGGHIHIGDFVQIAGRGAVGKNLPPHTKWGGHPLMPLDEWMKFYVSLRRMLKKS is encoded by the coding sequence ATGGAGCCGATATATCTTTCTTCAATCATTGATATGCTTGGGATCACAAATCCTATCACAAGGGATTTCCCCATAGCCTCTCTAACGCCCCTAGAGCAAGGCGGAAGTGAGGATATAAGCTATATTGATCAGCCTAAGTATTTTGCCTTGCTATCTAGCTCACAAGTGGGCGCGGTGCTAGTGCGTGAGCGCGATTATCTCGCGCATAAAGAGCTTTTCCCACCTCATATCCAAGCCCTTTTTGTCCCAAATCCACATCTAGCTTTCGCCAAGCTCTCCCAATGCTTTGCTATAAGTGAGTTTGCCAATCCTTTAGAGCCCACACTCTATGACCCAAGCAAGCCCACAGACTCCCAAAGTGCGCATATCCACCCAAGTGCGCAGATTATGCAGGGTGTGCATATCGGCGATGGCGTGCATATCGGTGCTAGGACTTGCATAATGCCCGGTGTTGTCCTAAGTGATGGCGTGCATATCGGCGATGATTGCAAAATCTATCCTAATGTTGTCATCTATCGCCAGAGCATTATCGGCGATCGTGTCAATATCCACGCAGGCAGCGTGATCGGCAGCGATGGCTTTGGCTATGCGCATACAGATTCTGGGGAGCATTGCAAGATCGAGCATAATGGCATTGTAGAAATCGGCGATGATGTAGAGATCGGCGCGAGCGTTACCATTGATCGCGCAGTATTTGGGGTAACGATGATTAAGCGCGGTAGCAAAATCGATAATCTCGTGCAAATCGGGCATAACTGCATAATCGGCGAGAACTCCTTGCTTGTCTCACAGGTGGGGCTTGCTGGCTCTACCACCACAGGGCGCAATGTGATAATGGGCGGACAAGCAGGCACAGGAGGGCATATACACATTGGCGATTTTGTGCAGATAGCTGGGCGTGGGGCTGTGGGGAAAAATCTCCCCCCACACACCAAGTGGGGCGGACACCCGCTTATGCCGCTTGATGAGTGGATGAAGTTTTATGTCTCGCTAAGAAGAATGCTGAAAAAATCATAG
- a CDS encoding flavin reductase family protein encodes MLLDFATQGALTKYRILSNTITPRPIAWISTISHNATLNLAPFSFFSVVSSNPVIFSLCMGTKSNGEQKDTLRNLLATKKATINLVMVDFLPLLESSSQELPYERSEASAFDISLQAVHTQYPPIAQGVKVAYFCDLVETKSFGGSDTSVFLEAKGCFIDDVIYREDLRFLPPHLGRVGKYYLQVSELIDPKKP; translated from the coding sequence ATGCTACTTGATTTTGCTACACAAGGGGCTTTGACCAAATATCGTATCCTTAGCAACACCATAACCCCGCGCCCGATCGCGTGGATTAGCACCATTAGCCACAATGCCACGCTAAATCTCGCGCCTTTTAGCTTTTTTAGCGTGGTAAGCTCTAATCCTGTGATTTTTAGTCTGTGTATGGGCACAAAATCTAATGGCGAGCAGAAGGACACCTTGCGCAATCTCCTAGCTACAAAAAAGGCTACGATCAATCTTGTGATGGTGGATTTCCTCCCGCTACTAGAGTCTAGCTCCCAAGAGCTGCCTTATGAGAGAAGTGAGGCAAGTGCCTTTGATATTAGCCTGCAAGCTGTGCATACACAATACCCCCCAATCGCCCAAGGCGTGAAGGTGGCGTATTTTTGTGATTTGGTAGAGACAAAGAGCTTTGGCGGGAGTGATACTAGCGTGTTTCTAGAGGCAAAGGGCTGCTTTATTGATGATGTGATTTATAGAGAGGATCTGCGGTTTTTGCCGCCGCATTTGGGGCGTGTGGGGAAGTATTATTTGCAAGTAAGTGAGCTAATCGACCCTAAAAAGCCCTAA
- a CDS encoding AMIN domain-containing protein: protein MRAWIRQGLVLWIVVGVLLSLHARENPFEPVIQPKEDSFIQKNAKDPFKDLDFKLPSTARILKSITITYQNIDGTIGTKTIPIDESIDWHYPLLLTQKGAILNEDVRYWTIKPFQFFTQGSKFYLYTSSSIVRSFVLPSPYRIVLDIEKRDENPSGSVQLGVKYFTKVAVGVHKDFYRFVITLDGQYPYDITRDGDYYIISVR, encoded by the coding sequence GTGAGGGCGTGGATACGACAGGGGCTTGTGTTGTGGATTGTGGTGGGGGTGCTATTATCCTTGCACGCGAGAGAAAATCCCTTTGAGCCTGTTATCCAGCCCAAAGAAGATAGCTTTATCCAAAAAAATGCGAAAGATCCTTTTAAAGATCTAGACTTCAAGCTCCCAAGCACCGCTAGAATCCTAAAAAGCATCACAATCACTTACCAAAACATCGATGGCACCATAGGGACAAAGACAATTCCCATTGATGAGAGTATCGATTGGCATTATCCGCTGCTACTTACGCAAAAGGGCGCGATTTTAAACGAAGATGTGCGGTATTGGACGATTAAGCCATTTCAGTTTTTCACACAGGGGAGCAAGTTTTATCTCTACACAAGCTCTAGTATCGTGCGCTCCTTTGTCCTGCCAAGCCCCTATCGCATTGTGCTTGATATTGAGAAAAGAGATGAGAATCCAAGCGGCTCTGTGCAGCTTGGTGTCAAATATTTCACCAAAGTAGCAGTGGGCGTGCATAAGGACTTTTATCGCTTTGTCATTACCCTTGATGGGCAATACCCCTATGACATCACGCGCGATGGGGACTACTATATCATCTCTGTGCGATGA